One window of Acidobacteriota bacterium genomic DNA carries:
- a CDS encoding EAL domain-containing protein, with protein sequence MSDYNLRARVYWWATTSLGGLAIGFSLAGLASLSVTEFLKLVVVVVMVAFISFSSIRVPGTQVLISPGDIFVFLAALFGGLPSAMLVAVTDAFLGSYRVSRRWTSRLGGPAFTAIALFISVNLFQRLLNWLPQWGLSYTATLLTSLLFFSTTYFVLSSFLLTLLHALKKQVLPFKLWWTNYSWTGLTFAASASAAGLIYLASKEYGIAPMIAAAPIVATIFATCHFYFKQADERARATRERIEAAEAQVKQAKLHAQELAESEERFRSAFNYAAIGMALVAPDGKWLQVNPALCKILGFSEAELLATNFQTLTHADDLESVSRHIAQLFIGQASINPIEKRYVHKLGYTVWASLSASIVCDAKTNSSRFIFQIQDITDRKRAEEKLAHDAFHDALTSLPNRALFVDHLKMAMARVERHTGQLFAVLFLDFDRFKVINDSLGHGVGDKLLVMIARRLEGCLRPADTIARLGGDEFIILLEDLKGADEATRFAERLQKAVSAPFDIDEHEIFISLSIGIALGNNDYHKPEEILRDADTAMYHAKSSGKARYATFDREMHTRVLRRLQLETDLRHAVERGDFFVVYQPIVSLKTAQLIGFEALVRWQHPERGLISPAEFIPLAEETGYILPIGQWVLEQTCQQMRKWQTQAEGKLPLTVSVNISGKQLAQENIAEQVEQILKQSGVDPRQIKLEITESVVMENIESATQTLNQLRALGLQLSIDDFGTGYSSLSYLYRLPVDTLKIDRSFVIQMMKSSDNAEIVRTIVSLAKTLGMSIIAEGVETPEQLEHLQKLECDNGQGYLFAKPLSLEDATHLVNQLHTWQAFEIFAKLPFHKDVENLPVNKYTM encoded by the coding sequence ATGTCTGACTACAATTTGCGCGCCCGTGTCTACTGGTGGGCAACAACCTCTCTGGGAGGTTTGGCAATTGGCTTTTCGCTTGCGGGATTAGCCAGTCTCAGCGTCACAGAGTTTTTGAAACTGGTTGTTGTGGTGGTGATGGTCGCTTTTATCAGTTTTTCTTCGATTCGCGTTCCCGGCACGCAGGTCTTAATTTCACCGGGCGATATATTCGTATTCTTAGCGGCGCTCTTTGGCGGGTTGCCAAGCGCCATGCTGGTTGCGGTCACCGATGCATTCCTGGGGTCATATCGGGTGTCGCGGCGCTGGACCAGTCGTCTGGGTGGTCCGGCGTTTACGGCGATTGCCCTTTTCATTTCCGTCAATCTCTTTCAACGATTGCTGAACTGGTTGCCGCAATGGGGATTATCTTATACCGCGACGCTACTCACCTCGCTGTTATTTTTTTCAACCACTTATTTCGTTCTCAGCTCTTTTCTGCTGACGCTGCTGCACGCGCTTAAAAAACAGGTCTTGCCGTTTAAACTCTGGTGGACAAATTATTCGTGGACAGGATTGACATTTGCAGCCAGCGCCTCGGCAGCCGGACTCATTTATCTGGCGAGTAAAGAATATGGCATCGCGCCGATGATTGCTGCCGCGCCGATTGTGGCGACGATTTTTGCGACCTGTCATTTCTATTTCAAACAGGCGGATGAACGGGCGCGGGCAACACGCGAGCGCATCGAAGCCGCCGAAGCGCAAGTCAAACAGGCAAAATTGCATGCCCAGGAACTCGCCGAAAGTGAAGAGCGGTTTCGTAGCGCCTTCAATTACGCCGCCATCGGCATGGCGCTGGTTGCGCCCGATGGCAAATGGCTACAGGTCAATCCGGCGCTCTGTAAAATTCTCGGATTTTCCGAAGCCGAATTATTGGCTACGAATTTTCAAACGCTGACCCATGCGGATGACCTTGAAAGCGTCAGCCGCCACATCGCTCAACTGTTCATCGGTCAGGCTTCCATCAATCCGATTGAAAAACGCTATGTGCATAAACTGGGATATACGGTGTGGGCATCGCTGAGCGCCTCAATCGTGTGTGATGCAAAAACCAATTCGTCCCGTTTCATTTTTCAGATTCAAGACATCACTGACCGCAAACGCGCCGAAGAGAAACTGGCGCACGATGCTTTTCATGATGCGCTCACCAGTTTGCCGAATCGCGCCCTATTCGTTGACCATTTAAAAATGGCGATGGCGCGCGTTGAACGCCATACCGGACAATTGTTCGCCGTACTGTTTTTGGATTTTGACCGCTTCAAAGTCATCAACGACAGTCTCGGTCATGGGGTCGGCGACAAATTACTGGTGATGATTGCGCGCCGTCTGGAAGGTTGCCTGCGACCAGCCGACACCATCGCCCGGTTGGGCGGCGATGAGTTCATTATTTTATTGGAAGACCTCAAAGGCGCAGATGAAGCCACACGGTTTGCCGAACGTTTGCAAAAGGCTGTGAGTGCCCCTTTCGACATTGACGAACATGAAATTTTCATTTCCCTAAGCATCGGCATCGCCCTCGGCAACAACGATTATCATAAACCCGAAGAGATTTTGCGCGATGCCGACACGGCAATGTATCACGCCAAATCATCGGGCAAAGCCCGCTACGCGACATTTGACCGCGAGATGCACACGCGCGTTTTGAGACGATTGCAACTTGAAACTGATTTGCGTCATGCGGTTGAACGCGGTGATTTCTTTGTGGTCTATCAGCCGATTGTCTCCTTGAAGACCGCTCAACTCATCGGCTTTGAAGCGCTGGTGCGCTGGCAACACCCGGAGCGCGGGTTGATTAGTCCCGCCGAATTTATTCCGCTTGCCGAAGAGACCGGTTACATTTTGCCCATCGGTCAATGGGTGCTTGAGCAAACCTGCCAGCAGATGCGTAAATGGCAAACCCAGGCAGAGGGGAAACTCCCATTAACCGTCAGCGTCAATATATCCGGCAAACAACTGGCGCAGGAAAATATCGCCGAACAGGTCGAGCAAATTCTCAAACAATCCGGCGTTGACCCGCGCCAGATCAAACTTGAAATCACCGAAAGCGTGGTGATGGAAAATATCGAAAGCGCCACACAAACCCTCAATCAATTGCGTGCCCTGGGTCTGCAACTGAGCATTGATGATTTTGGCACGGGCTATTCCTCACTGAGTTACCTCTATCGTCTGCCGGTCGATACCTTAAAGATAGATCGTTCATTCGTCATTCAAATGATGAAAAGCAGCGACAACGCCGAGATTGTCCGCACCATCGTTTCGCTTGCCAAAACCTTAGGCATGAGCATCATTGCCGAAGGCGTAGAGACTCCCGAACAGCTTGAGCATTTGCAAAAACTCGAATGCGATAACGGTCAAGGCTATTTGTTTGCGAAACCCTTGAGCCTTGAAGATGCGACGCATCTGGTTAATCAGCTTCACACCTGGCAGGCGTTCGAGATCTTTGCCAAGTTGCCTTTCCATAAAGATGTCGAAAATCTCCCTGTGAACAAATACACCATGTAA
- a CDS encoding M24 family metallopeptidase encodes MKRTKRIIALILWLAIILSLSTLAQGSKIKRKPTSVASDQPPRFSPIQPILSPKMLPPLREQAAIQQQWLKLRLERVLPTLMRKAGVQMWLVICREYNEDPVFDSLVSPTMFAARRRTIYIFFDRGEEKGVERLALGGGSQGGLYTVYRDPEVENREIYGEGQWVLLRKLIEERKPATIAVNISHTHAFADGLSAGEREKLETILPAEYLKRLVRAENLALEYVSIRLPEMLPIYKQMMEIVHSLIARAFSNEVITPGKTTNEDVVWWLRQQVNDLGLGTWFQPSIRVQKPAKAGVRMLSEDAPVIIERGDVLHVDFGITAMRLNTDTQHMGYVLREGETDVPAGIKKALANANRLQEILIERIKPGRSGNDVLQEALAEMKKEGINGTIYTHPIGDHGHGAGPLIGLWDRQQGVPGRGDVLILPNTWFSIELQATTPVAEWGGKELFVGEEEDGMIDAQGKFSWILKRQTEFHLVR; translated from the coding sequence ATGAAACGAACAAAACGAATCATCGCTTTGATACTTTGGTTAGCTATCATCCTATCACTTTCAACATTGGCTCAAGGTTCAAAAATCAAACGCAAGCCAACGTCCGTTGCATCAGATCAACCACCCCGATTCTCGCCAATTCAGCCGATTCTTTCTCCAAAAATGCTGCCGCCGCTTCGTGAACAGGCAGCCATTCAACAGCAATGGTTGAAACTGAGACTTGAGCGTGTCTTGCCAACGCTGATGCGCAAAGCAGGCGTACAGATGTGGCTGGTGATTTGTCGCGAATATAATGAAGACCCGGTCTTTGATTCGCTGGTCTCGCCAACCATGTTTGCCGCAAGGCGGCGCACGATTTATATCTTCTTTGATCGCGGCGAAGAAAAAGGCGTCGAACGCCTGGCGCTTGGCGGCGGCTCGCAGGGCGGACTCTACACCGTCTATCGCGACCCCGAAGTTGAAAACCGCGAAATCTATGGCGAAGGGCAATGGGTGCTGCTGCGCAAATTGATTGAAGAACGCAAGCCCGCCACCATCGCCGTCAATATTTCGCATACGCACGCTTTTGCCGATGGACTGTCGGCAGGCGAACGCGAAAAACTCGAAACGATTTTACCCGCCGAATATTTGAAACGTCTGGTGCGCGCCGAAAATCTGGCGCTCGAATACGTCTCGATTCGGTTGCCGGAGATGTTGCCGATTTATAAACAGATGATGGAGATTGTTCACTCACTCATCGCCCGCGCCTTTTCCAATGAAGTCATCACGCCGGGCAAAACCACCAATGAAGATGTGGTCTGGTGGCTGCGTCAACAGGTAAATGATTTGGGACTCGGCACCTGGTTTCAACCGTCCATTCGCGTGCAAAAGCCTGCAAAAGCCGGTGTGCGCATGCTCTCGGAGGACGCGCCTGTCATCATCGAACGCGGCGATGTTTTGCACGTCGATTTCGGCATCACCGCCATGCGCCTCAATACGGATACCCAACACATGGGCTATGTTTTGCGCGAAGGCGAAACCGACGTACCGGCAGGCATCAAGAAAGCCTTAGCCAATGCCAATCGCTTGCAGGAAATTTTAATTGAACGAATCAAGCCGGGTCGCAGCGGCAATGACGTGTTGCAAGAGGCGCTCGCCGAGATGAAAAAAGAGGGCATCAACGGCACGATTTATACGCATCCGATTGGCGACCACGGACATGGCGCGGGACCGTTGATTGGACTTTGGGATCGGCAACAAGGCGTGCCCGGTCGCGGCGATGTGTTGATATTGCCAAACACCTGGTTTTCAATCGAACTGCAAGCGACCACGCCGGTTGCCGAATGGGGCGGCAAAGAATTATTCGTCGGCGAGGAAGAAGACGGCATGATTGATGCGCAGGGCAAATTTTCGTGGATACTCAAACGCCAAACCGAATTTCATCTGGTGCGATAA